The DNA sequence ACCGCTTTCTACTCACCCCGCAGAATCTCCATAATGCCTGCGTGGTGTCCCCTCGGAAAGCACGGTCCCACTGTTGAACAGTGTGATGTGGGTGCACCTTTGCACCCCGATCCACACGAACGAATTAGGTAAGGCGAAAGGGCGTACGTGGCAGCCAAGGAATCTTCTTCAAACAAGGCACTCACGGACGGCGGGGAGGTTTCCACTCAGGAGACGACCGAGTCCGCCCCGGTGAAGAAGGCCGCCAAAAAGGTGGCCAAGAAGGCCGCGCGCAAGGCTACGAAAAAGACTGCGCGCAAGGCCGCTAAGAAAACGACTAAGAAGTCGGCCAAGAAGACAACGGCTAAGTCGACGACCAAGGCCGAGGTGGTTGACGGGGAAGAACCCACCACCCCGGAGGACGCCGAGCAGGACACCGCTGACGACGAGACTGACGTTAATGTTGACTTCGACCCGGAGCTGGCTGAGGACGATGACGCGGAGGTCACCCTCGACGAAGACGAGTTGGGGGACGAAGCTGAGACCGAAGAGGTCGCCGAGGACGAGGGCGCTTCTGTTTGGGACGAGGACGAATCAGCCACGCTGCGCCAGGCCCGCAAGGACGCCGAGCTCACCGCGTCGGCTGACTCCGTGCGCGCGTACCTCAAGCAGATCGGTAAGGTCGCCCTCCTTAACGCCGAGCAAGAGGTGTCCCTGGCTAAGCGCATTGAGGCCGGCCTGTACGCCACCCATCGCATGGAGCAGATGGAAGCCGCTTTCGCCGGTGGCGATAAGGATGCCAAGCTCACCCCCGCGGTGAAGCGTGACCTGCGGGCTATTGCCCGCGACGGTCGGAAGGCCAAAAACCACCTGCTGGAGGCCAACCTCCGACTCGTGGTGTCGTTGGCCAAGCGCTACACCGGCCGCGGCATGGCCTTCCTCGACCTGATCCAGGAAGGCAACCTGGGCCTCATCCGTGCGGTGGAGAAGTTTGACTACACCAAGGGCTACAAGTTCTCCACGTATGCGACGTGGTGGATCCGTCAGGCCATTACCCGCGCGATGGCGGACCAGGCCCGCACGATTCGTATCCCGGTCCACATGGTCGAAGTCATCAACAAGTTGGGTCGCATTCAGCGTGAGCTGCTCCAGGATCTAGGCCGTGAGCCCACCCCGGGTGAGCTGGCCAAGGAAATGGACATCACCGAGGAGAAGGTCCTCGAGATCCAGCAGTACGCTCGTGAGCCCATCTCCCTCGACCAGACCATCGGTGATGAAGGTGACTCGCAGCTGGGTGACTTCATCGAGGATTCTGAGGCCGTGGTCGCCGTCGACGCCGTGTCCTTCACGTTGCTGCAGGATCAGCTGCAGGATGTGCTGCAGACTCTCTCCGAGCGTGAGGCGGGTGTGGTCCGCCTGCGCTTCGGCCTCACCGACGGTATGCCGCGCACGCTCGATGAGATTGGCCAGGTGTACGGGGTCACCCGTGAGCGCATCCGCCAGATCGAGTCCAAGACGATGTCGAAGCTGCGGCACCCGTCGCGCTCGCAGGTCTTGCGCGACTACCTGGACTAGGGTTTTCCACGCAGCAGCCGCCCTGTCGTTTCCTATTGGGAACGACAGGGCGGCTTTATTGGTGGGCTTAGGAGGTCGCTACTGCTGCGGGATAGTGCTGCGGTAGCCCCTCTTTGCCGTAGGAGAGTCGACGGTGCAGGCGTTCAAAGGGGCCTTGCCAGCCGGCCAACTCAAAGACGTAGGCGGCGACGACGGTGATAACCCAGATGAGGAACGCGATGCCCATCTGCTTGACGATGCCGACGTCGATGCCCCAGCCGAGCATGAACGGCTGAGTAAAGATGACAAAGAGGATGGACTGGAAAAGATAGCCGCTCATGGAGCGCTTTCCCAGAGCAGTGATCGCGACGACCGGCGGGGACGGCTGGTAGTGCTCGCCTCGGGCACGGGCGGCGTCGATACGCTGTTGTATGCCGTGGGTGGCCAGCGTGATCGCGGCGAGGATCCCCGGGCCGGTGAGCAGACCAAAACCAGAGTTCAGCGTCATGAGGAACGGCTCGAGGTTTTCCGGCAACACGCCGATGGCGGCCAATCCCCAGGGCAGCCCGATGATCATGATGACCACGACGGTGACCAGCATCCAGGCCCGCAGGGTTGAAAGATGCTCGTCCACATTGGTGAGCACTCCGCGGCGGGCCCAGACGAAGCCGATGAGGATGAGCGGGATGATCATGAGCATGACCAGCGGCAGCATGACAGCCTGACCGAGGGCGCCCAACAGGTTGAAGCGGACGAAGGCGGCGACGCTGTCACTGCGGATCAAGTACGAGGTGTCAAAAGCCATCGCGTCGGGGTACAGCAACATCGCGACGGACGATCCGATGGTGAAGATGAGGTAAGCGCCCAGCATGCACCACGCGATGACCATGAGGGTGCGATCTTTCAGCCCGATCATCGCGGCGACGACCATGGCACACACACCGTAGGCAAACATGACGTCGCCAAAGAAAATGAGAAGCATATGCACAATGCCGAAAAGTGCCAGCCAACCGTATCTGCGCCACAACACCCGCTTGGCCTTGTCCAGGGGGAATTGGCGGCGCCACAAGCTCATGGCAATGAGCCCAACGCCGAAACCCAGGAGGGTGGCAAACATGGGCATGCCGCGGACATGGACAAACATGGCGGCGAAAACGACCGCCGCCTTATCCACGACGGTGCCGGGACCGAAGATGCCGCCGAAGTAGTTGGCGTAATCCGCAGAGTTGGTCAGAGCCCAAGCGGTGCCGATGTTGGCCAAAGCGATGCCCAACAGCGCGATTCCTCGGGCCATGTCCGGCGCAACGTAGCGGATCTTCACTTCTCGGGTGGGCGCGGGGGTGCTCATCAATACACAAGTTCCTTCAGTGATCTAAGTACCGGGCCCTACTGGACAGAGTTACTTGCGTTACTGGCAACGTCTTCCAAGCAGGCCTGCTGAGCGGCGGGATCTTGAATGCTCAGGCAATCCGCTATCCCCGTCTCGGTGATGACGAAGTACGCGATCACCCAGAAAGCGATAGCAGCGACGATGGAGAGGATGGACAAAATGATCGAGGTGATGGACATGCCCATGCGTCGACCAGGACCCTGGATTCCGCGGGCCTTGACCACAGCGATGATGCCCAGAATCAGGCCGATGAGGCCGGGCACAAACGCGAAGCCCGAACCGACGATGGATACGCCGGCCACAATGGCCACAATTCCCACACCCAGAGCCCACGGAGCGACGGCATTCTTCCGCTCGTCGGCGGTGGCCCACCCGGTGTTGTCATAGGCGGCCCCGCCGTAGCCAGCCTGTCCGGCGTAGCCAGCGGCGCCGGCTGCGTTCGGGTCATAGGCGCTGTACGGAGTCTCGGAAGATGCGGCAGATGCGGCGGAGGACTCCGCTCCGTCGACCGGCGGGTTGTGGTAGCTACCGAAGTCCGGGGTGCCCTGCTCTACTTCCGGCGAGACGTCTTTCGGCTGCTGGGGGTCGGGGTTGTTGGCATTGTGAGGATCATAAGGGTTAGTCATATGGAGTCACCTTTCTTAAGGCACGAGAAATCAATCAGGTAGGTTTCGATTATTCAACTCTAAACCTTAGGGTAACCAACTTATGTTGCGCTACCTAGATTCAATATGGCACCCGACATCTCCTGGGTGGGTTTACCACTTCCGCAAATAGGCGATTCGATCTCGCAATTGCTCCGCCGAACACAGCGCGGTCGGCGGTCCTCCGCACGCGGATCGCACTTCGGTGTGCACCGCGCCGTGGGGCCGCCCGGTGCGGGTGGCGGTGATGGACACGAGCGCGTTGAGTTCCTTCCTTAGCTGCGGGATCTCTTCACTGGCCACGCGGGAGGCGGCTGCCTGGTTGCCGGAGGACTGCCGGGCTTGCTCGTCCGCCTTTGCTGCGGCCTCACGGGCGTCGAGTTGCTCTTCTTGCCTCTTGCGCAGCAAGGCTTTCATCTGTTCGGCATCGAGAAGGCCGGGCAGACCCAAGTAGTCGGCCTCTTCATCGGAGCCGGAGAGCGTGGCGGTGCCGTAGGTGGAACCGTCATAGATGAGCGAATCCAGCTCCGCGTCGGCGCCGAGGGATTCGTAGCCTTTCTCGTCGTCCTTCTCCGTTTGTTCCCGGTTGGCCTCCGCCAGGGCTTCGTCATCCCAGCCTTCCTTGGGCCGGTCGGGCTTGCCCAGGACGTGATCACGGGAGGTTTCTAGCTTGGCCGCCAGATCCAAGAGGACGGGCACGCTGGGGAGGAAGACCGAAGCGGTCTCCCCCGGCATGCGGGAACGCACGAAACGGCCGATGGCCTGGGCGAAAAAGAGCGGGGTGGAGGCCGAGGTGGCGTAAATTCCCACGGCCAGCCGGGGAACGTCAACGCCTTCGGAGACCATGCGTACGGCCACCATCCATTCATCGGTGGAAGCGTTGAACTCTTCGATGCGCTTCGACGATCCTGGCTCGTCCGAGAGGATCACCGCGACGGGCGTGCTGGACATGGTGCGCAGGATGGAGGCGTAGGCGCGAGCCGTGGTGGTGTCGGTGGCGATGACGAGGCCGCCGGCGTCGGGCATGTTGCGCCGCAGCTGCTGCAGGCGGGTGTGGGCGGCGGCGAGCACCGCCGGGACCCAGTCCCCCTTGGGATCAAGCGCAGTTTTCCACGCCCGGGCGGTTTGTTCGGGACTGAGCGGTTCCCCGAGACGAGCCGCATATTCCTCGCCAGCACTGGTGCGCCAGCGGGCCTCACCGGAGTAGGCGAGGAAGACCACGGGACGCACGACGCCGTCGGCGAGGGCATCGGCGTAGCCGTAGGTATGGTCGGCTCGGGATACGAGGTGGCCTTCCCCGTCCTCCTCGTAGCGAACGAAGGGGATGGGGGAATCGTCGGAACGGAAGGGCGTACCGGTGAGGGCGAGGCGGTGAACGGCATCGTCGTAGGCTTCGCGGATGCCATCGCCCCAGCTCTTGGCGTCGCCGCCGTGGTGGATCTCATCGAGAATCACCAGCGAGCGCTTCGCCGTGCACACCCCGCGGTGCTTGTAGGGGTGCATGGAGACTTGGGCGTAGGTAACCACGACGCCGTCGTAGGCAGGGTTTACCGCCGAGGAATTGGTGAAGTAAGGGTCGAGGGACAGGCCCACCCGGGCGGCCGCGTCGGCCCACTGCACCTTGAGGTGTTCGGTGGGAACGACAACGATGATGCGGTCGACGACGCGCGTGGAGGCCAGTTCGGTGGCCACGCGCAGCGCGAAGGTGGTCTTGCCTGCCCCCGGGGTTGCGACGGCGAGGAAGTCTTTTGGCTTGTGGAGCAGAAACTTGGTCAGAGCCGCCCGCTGCCAGGCGCGCAGCTGCCCCGTGTTTCCCCCACTCACTTCTTGCGCAGGCCCTGGTAGATCCGTTCGCAGTCGGGGCAGACGGGGGAACCGGGCTTGGCAGATTTAGTCACCGGGAAGGTCTCGCCGCACAGGGCGACGACCATTTTCCCACTCACCGCAGAATCGACGATCTGGTTCTTCTTGACATAGTGGAAGAACTTCGGGGTTCCGTCGTCGAGCTGTGTGTCTTCGTTGACGTCGGGGCGTTCGATGGTCTTCGTACTAGTTCTCACGCCCACCATCATGCCCCACGGGGTCCATTTTGGCACACAGGGCTACCCTGAGCAGTATGAATCAGGACACCTTCGACGACGAGCCCGACAATGGGCAGCCGCAACGTCGTCAGCGAAGATTTGGGCGTCGCAATGCCCAACTGATTACGGATGCCCGCCGCTCCCCCGACCAAGACCGGCGACATCGCGAGCGGGTGTATTCCTGGTTGCAGCTGTCCCGCCTGCCCTTTCTTTTTCTCAGCGCGGCGACCTACCTGTGGTGGGAGAATTGGTGGGTCTCGGGTGTGTTGTTCCTTATCTCTGTTCCGCTACCGTGGATAGCGGTGGTCATTGCCAATGGGCATGGGGAACCGCGGGATAAACGCCAAGCTCAGATCTATAAACCGGCGGCGGCGCGGGAGTATTACGCGCAGCTGGAGGCGAAGCGTCTGGAAGCTTTAGAAGCCCCCTCCTCCCCTGGCTTGCCGCCAGCGACTGCCCCTGACGTTATTGATCACGACGACACCCCGGAAGGCCACCACCAGTGACCCGTTCTCCCCTCACGCACCTTGCTCCAGAGCTCGTCCGGGTTTTCCAGGACACCGGTTTCACCGCCGACGGCATTGCCGCTTATGTGGGTCCGGATGTCCACGCTGCGTTGTATCGCCGGGAGCCCGCCGTCGTCCGGCGCGCCACGGCGGATGGTTCCCGCTTCGCGGGCCTCATCCGCACCTTTATCCTCCGGGATCCCCTCCCGGCCACCGCCTTCGCCGATCTAGTTGGTGCGAGCCTGGCGGCTTCGCTTATCGACGCCCGCGTGGCAGACGTCGACCCACACGGCACCGTCCGCGTCACGCTGGATGTCCAGCCGCACACCATCGTTGGTGTCAATCGGTGGGTCTTCTCCGATGGAGATGCCACGTTCACCGGGCAGGCCCCCGGCGCCGACCACGTTGTCGGCGTCGGCGGGGCCAGCCTGTCGTTGTTGCAGGCCACACCCGCCACCCCCACCGGATCTGTTCTCGATCTGGGGACCGGCTCCGGGGTCCAGGCCCTCGGTCAGGTGGGCTACGCCGAATCGATCACCGCTACGGACATCCACCCCCGCGCCCTCGACCTCGCCGAGGCCACCTTTGCCGGGGCTGGGGCCACCGACATTGAGCTACTCGAAGGGCCGTGGTTCGAACCAGTGGCCGGGCGCCGCTTTGACCGGATCGTGGCCAATCCACCCTTCGTCGTGGGCCTCCCTGAGGTGGGACACGTGTACCGGGATTCGGGCCTCAACCTCGATGCCGCCAGCGAGCTCGTCGTGTCGCAGGCTGCCGACCATTTGAATGGCGGCGGCACGGCACATGTGTTGGCTGCCTGGGTGCACACGCCGGAATCGACGTGGCAGGAGCGGGTAGCCTCGT is a window from the Corynebacterium testudinoris genome containing:
- a CDS encoding RNA polymerase sigma factor, whose translation is MAAKESSSNKALTDGGEVSTQETTESAPVKKAAKKVAKKAARKATKKTARKAAKKTTKKSAKKTTAKSTTKAEVVDGEEPTTPEDAEQDTADDETDVNVDFDPELAEDDDAEVTLDEDELGDEAETEEVAEDEGASVWDEDESATLRQARKDAELTASADSVRAYLKQIGKVALLNAEQEVSLAKRIEAGLYATHRMEQMEAAFAGGDKDAKLTPAVKRDLRAIARDGRKAKNHLLEANLRLVVSLAKRYTGRGMAFLDLIQEGNLGLIRAVEKFDYTKGYKFSTYATWWIRQAITRAMADQARTIRIPVHMVEVINKLGRIQRELLQDLGREPTPGELAKEMDITEEKVLEIQQYAREPISLDQTIGDEGDSQLGDFIEDSEAVVAVDAVSFTLLQDQLQDVLQTLSEREAGVVRLRFGLTDGMPRTLDEIGQVYGVTRERIRQIESKTMSKLRHPSRSQVLRDYLD
- a CDS encoding DUF418 domain-containing protein, with protein sequence MSTPAPTREVKIRYVAPDMARGIALLGIALANIGTAWALTNSADYANYFGGIFGPGTVVDKAAVVFAAMFVHVRGMPMFATLLGFGVGLIAMSLWRRQFPLDKAKRVLWRRYGWLALFGIVHMLLIFFGDVMFAYGVCAMVVAAMIGLKDRTLMVIAWCMLGAYLIFTIGSSVAMLLYPDAMAFDTSYLIRSDSVAAFVRFNLLGALGQAVMLPLVMLMIIPLILIGFVWARRGVLTNVDEHLSTLRAWMLVTVVVIMIIGLPWGLAAIGVLPENLEPFLMTLNSGFGLLTGPGILAAITLATHGIQQRIDAARARGEHYQPSPPVVAITALGKRSMSGYLFQSILFVIFTQPFMLGWGIDVGIVKQMGIAFLIWVITVVAAYVFELAGWQGPFERLHRRLSYGKEGLPQHYPAAVATS
- a CDS encoding DEAD/DEAH box helicase, giving the protein MSGGNTGQLRAWQRAALTKFLLHKPKDFLAVATPGAGKTTFALRVATELASTRVVDRIIVVVPTEHLKVQWADAAARVGLSLDPYFTNSSAVNPAYDGVVVTYAQVSMHPYKHRGVCTAKRSLVILDEIHHGGDAKSWGDGIREAYDDAVHRLALTGTPFRSDDSPIPFVRYEEDGEGHLVSRADHTYGYADALADGVVRPVVFLAYSGEARWRTSAGEEYAARLGEPLSPEQTARAWKTALDPKGDWVPAVLAAAHTRLQQLRRNMPDAGGLVIATDTTTARAYASILRTMSSTPVAVILSDEPGSSKRIEEFNASTDEWMVAVRMVSEGVDVPRLAVGIYATSASTPLFFAQAIGRFVRSRMPGETASVFLPSVPVLLDLAAKLETSRDHVLGKPDRPKEGWDDEALAEANREQTEKDDEKGYESLGADAELDSLIYDGSTYGTATLSGSDEEADYLGLPGLLDAEQMKALLRKRQEEQLDAREAAAKADEQARQSSGNQAAASRVASEEIPQLRKELNALVSITATRTGRPHGAVHTEVRSACGGPPTALCSAEQLRDRIAYLRKW
- a CDS encoding DUF3039 domain-containing protein, translated to MMVGVRTSTKTIERPDVNEDTQLDDGTPKFFHYVKKNQIVDSAVSGKMVVALCGETFPVTKSAKPGSPVCPDCERIYQGLRKK
- a CDS encoding DUF3099 domain-containing protein, encoding MNQDTFDDEPDNGQPQRRQRRFGRRNAQLITDARRSPDQDRRHRERVYSWLQLSRLPFLFLSAATYLWWENWWVSGVLFLISVPLPWIAVVIANGHGEPRDKRQAQIYKPAAAREYYAQLEAKRLEALEAPSSPGLPPATAPDVIDHDDTPEGHHQ
- a CDS encoding N5-glutamine methyltransferase family protein, producing the protein MTRSPLTHLAPELVRVFQDTGFTADGIAAYVGPDVHAALYRREPAVVRRATADGSRFAGLIRTFILRDPLPATAFADLVGASLAASLIDARVADVDPHGTVRVTLDVQPHTIVGVNRWVFSDGDATFTGQAPGADHVVGVGGASLSLLQATPATPTGSVLDLGTGSGVQALGQVGYAESITATDIHPRALDLAEATFAGAGATDIELLEGPWFEPVAGRRFDRIVANPPFVVGLPEVGHVYRDSGLNLDAASELVVSQAADHLNGGGTAHVLAAWVHTPESTWQERVASWIPDHGVSAWFLERDVADPALYVGTWLRDETVDPLSPEGEARTNAWLDHFDAHHVTGIGFGFVALRNIGDSPSEVVAETMTQTFTDPLGPEVEEYFERAQWLRNRGVEDIMSARFFARPGLVKENISMSDAEAGVGFVEAALRLTRTDGPRWSHDVDKHVAALVSGLHPQGLSLGETIGLYAMAQGVDEEELMHVALPPFVDLIRRGMIVPTDLDGQK